The window tttgaattttgtatcttacaagaaatttcaataTAGGAATACAAGAAATAGAGGAATACGCAAACAAAGTgtttttagccaaaaaaaaaaaagagaaagaaaaacacaaTTATACATTGctactatttttcaataaatgaCCATTCTAATATGAAATTAAGTTCGAATAAATTCCTATCAAATTTCAACTTCCATGATGGCCTTGTCTAATTTGATAGTCAATAAACATTGCTCGTGCTAAAGCATTCCTAAATTGTGTCCACTCGCTAGTTGGTTGTACTGTTCGAATTCGATTCTCGTTAACAGCATTTACACCACCATCATTATTTGGACCATCATCTTCCATTCCATTTTCCTCATCTTCatcttccatttcatcttcatcatcaacctCATGTTGTACTCTTCGCATCTCAGCACCAACTTCATCCAAGTAAGGGTCATTTGGTTGTTCTACTCGAATAAGGTTATGAAGGATGGCACATGCATTAATTATCATGACATGAGTCTTAACATCAAAAAAAGATGCATCTCTCAAAATGGCCCACCGCTTCTTGAACAAACCAAATGTCCTTTCAATCACATTTCGAGCAATTGAATGTCGAAGGTTGAATAACTCTTTAAAATTTTGAGGCTTGCTCCCACTAGCAGACCACTCGCTAAGATGATATCTAACTCCCCTATATGGAGCTAAGAAACCGGAGCTATTTGCATAACCCGCATCAACAAGAAAGTACTTGCCTGTAATGTTAGACAACAAATTATTACTCATTTatagttaaaagaaaaaaaaacacttgaTATCTAATTGTCACATACCCTTGGGAACAATTAATGGATCTGATCTAACTAACGCATCCCGTAGAACTCTACCATCTGCTGCAGAACCTTCCCATCCAGGCAATACATATGTAAATCTCATGTCACGGGAGCATACACCTAAAACATTTGTTGCTATCTCATTCTTCCTATTCCTATATCTTCCTTGATCTCTAAGAAGAACATGTACTTTAACATAAGTACCGTCTAACGCTCCAAGACAATCCTGTATTATAAACAAAATATCATAAGTTGATGAATCTTGTAAATATTATCTTCAttaataaatatcaaaaaatattgATT is drawn from Coffea arabica cultivar ET-39 chromosome 1c, Coffea Arabica ET-39 HiFi, whole genome shotgun sequence and contains these coding sequences:
- the LOC113738238 gene encoding protein ALP1-like isoform X2, giving the protein MDKEGDEQKAKKRKVVDANYMVTIATLVVWWHEKHIVKEPYLDFKVAREIYLRRLYYGNNRVCVEQPRLNKHCFTVLCTNLREHCGLTDTRNITVEEAVAMFLYVLAHNFKNRTVNFNFIRSGETVSRYFNIVLRAIIKLGRHYLIQPESEMEGYEHEKWEWFQDCLGALDGTYVKVHVLLRDQGRYRNRKNEIATNVLGVCSRDMRFTYVLPGWEGSAADGRVLRDALVRSDPLIVPKGKYFLVDAGYANSSGFLAPYRGVRYHLSEWSASGSKPQNFKELFNLRHSIARNVIERTFGLFKKRWAILRDASFFDVKTHVMIINACAILHNLIRVEQPNDPYLDEVGAEMRRVQHEVDDEDEMEDEDEENGMEDDGPNNDGGVNAVNENRIRTVQPTSEWTQFRNALARAMFIDYQIRQGHHGS
- the LOC113738238 gene encoding protein ALP1-like isoform X1 translates to MNLDIDMDKEGDEQKAKKRKVVDANYMVTIATLVVWWHEKHIVKEPYLDFKVAREIYLRRLYYGNNRVCVEQPRLNKHCFTVLCTNLREHCGLTDTRNITVEEAVAMFLYVLAHNFKNRTVNFNFIRSGETVSRYFNIVLRAIIKLGRHYLIQPESEMEGYEHEKWEWFQDCLGALDGTYVKVHVLLRDQGRYRNRKNEIATNVLGVCSRDMRFTYVLPGWEGSAADGRVLRDALVRSDPLIVPKGKYFLVDAGYANSSGFLAPYRGVRYHLSEWSASGSKPQNFKELFNLRHSIARNVIERTFGLFKKRWAILRDASFFDVKTHVMIINACAILHNLIRVEQPNDPYLDEVGAEMRRVQHEVDDEDEMEDEDEENGMEDDGPNNDGGVNAVNENRIRTVQPTSEWTQFRNALARAMFIDYQIRQGHHGS